The Triticum dicoccoides isolate Atlit2015 ecotype Zavitan chromosome 6A, WEW_v2.0, whole genome shotgun sequence genome has a window encoding:
- the LOC119317226 gene encoding protein BOLA1, chloroplastic-like, producing MMGSRGTSAVLSRAARMRQKLQSSLEASALDIEDVSYQHAGHAAVKDNANETHFNIKVISPKFEGQSLVKRHRMVYDLLTDELNSGLHAISIVAKTPTESGS from the coding sequence ATGATGGGTTCACGAGGTACCAGTGCTGTGCTCTCGAGAGCTGCACGGATGAGGCAAAAGCTGCAGTCTTCTTTGGAGGCGAGTGCACTAGACATCGAAGATGTTTCTTACCAACATGCTGGGCATGCGGCTGTCAAGGACAATGCAAATGAGACGCATTTTAACATCAAGGTAATTTCGCCGAAGTTTGAAGGGCAGAGCCTTGTGAAGCGTCATAGGATGGTGTATGATCTCTTGACCGATGAGTTGAACTCGGGTCTTCATGCTATCTCCATTGTTGCGAAAACTCCAACAGAGTCGGGATCATGA